Proteins encoded within one genomic window of Longimicrobium sp.:
- a CDS encoding DoxX family protein, which translates to MSIPAGEGNRGQREGWMGESRFFMHRYEEATLALLRVVAGLMLMQHGAQKLFGELGGWRGTPGATAPLLSQSGLAGVLEVFVAPLLVVGLFTRPVAFLLSGMLAVAYFQSHAPDGFWPIVNRGELAALYCFVFFYFAARGGGKYSVDAWRERRHNVRNLRRI; encoded by the coding sequence GTGAGCATTCCGGCGGGCGAGGGCAACCGGGGGCAGCGGGAAGGGTGGATGGGGGAAAGCCGGTTCTTCATGCACCGCTACGAAGAAGCCACGCTGGCGCTGCTGCGCGTCGTCGCCGGGCTGATGCTGATGCAGCACGGCGCGCAGAAGCTGTTCGGCGAGCTGGGCGGATGGCGCGGCACGCCCGGCGCCACGGCGCCGCTGCTGTCGCAGAGCGGGCTGGCGGGGGTGCTGGAGGTGTTCGTGGCGCCGCTGCTGGTGGTGGGGCTGTTCACGCGGCCGGTGGCGTTCCTGCTGTCGGGAATGCTGGCCGTGGCCTACTTCCAGTCGCACGCGCCAGACGGGTTCTGGCCCATCGTAAACCGGGGCGAGCTGGCCGCGCTGTACTGCTTCGTCTTCTTCTACTTCGCCGCCCGCGGCGGGGGAAAGTACAGCGTCGACGCCTGGCGCGAGCGCCGGCACAACGTGCGGAACCTGCGCCGGATCTGA